From the genome of Sporomusa sphaeroides DSM 2875:
CCGAATATCTGGTGCGTAGCTGGCTCAGGGATATTACTTGATCATGCTGGTTAATGATCTGAGAAATTAGTTGTTCTTCTTCTTTAGGCAGACTGATGTCGGTTAGTTCCGCGATATTTTTTTTGATCATTGTGTAGCCTGTTTTCAAAATGATTATGGCCACCACCATGGCAATCACCGGATCGATCCATGTCCAACCGGTGATGTAAAGCCAGAATAAGCCGACCAATATGCCGCCGGATGTCCACATATCGGTTTGCAAATGGAGTGCGTCGGCTTCTAGGGCTGGGGAATTAGTTTGTTTAGCGACTGTCAGCATTTTATGAGAAACAAAATAGTTGACTATGACAGAAATGATCATGACGATCATTCCGTATGCCAGAAACGCGGGCGAATGGGTGTGAATATAGTTTTCATAGGCTTCATATATAATCCAGAAAGCCGCTGCGACAATGAGCAATGCTTCTATGGTGCCAGATACATTTTCGAATTTGCCGTGACCGTAGTGGTGATTGTCATCGGGAGAGGCAGCAGCCTTTCGTATGGCGTAATAAGCGATCAGGGTTGCCAGCAAATCGACGGCCGAATGAATGGCCTCGGAAATGATACTGATGGTGCCGGTAAACATGCCGACAAGTAGCTTTAATATTAACAGCAGAGAAGTGGCGATGATTGAGAGTTTAGCCGTATTCTGTTTTAAGGAGTTCATGCTTTCGGTCATAAGGAGACCTCCTTCGTAAACGTTATAATAGGTAAAACAAGGGCAGTACGTTATGCCAAAGGGGACTTACTACGGAAAGCGTGGGATTCTTGTGAGATATTATGAAATATATTTCATAATATAATCAAAAAAAATTTATATTTCGTTACGACGAACAGTAGTAGCTTGAGTATCCAGGTCAAATAAAATGGCGCAAGCCAGTTTGACAACGATAGGCAATGAGAAAATTACCGCCAACTGCTACCTAGCGTGTATGGTTCTTTGCTATGTTTTGAACTATGTTTCATAATAAATATATAATACTCAATGGAGAATGTCAAGAAATGAAATAAGATTTAAAGAACACTATATGGAATAACCGGCTGCAATGAGTTTGCGGCAGGCCTTGACAATGGAAACAGATGATACTACGATAAATACAAACAGGAATTAGATGGAATATCGTAATAACTTATCTTAATAAGATATATGAGGAGGTAACCTGGGTGATTCTGGCCAAGGAACAGATAAATAGATATTTACGGCATATTATCATGCCTGAAATTAGTGGTCCGGGACAGAAAAAACTTTTAGAGTCGTCGGTTTTTATCTATGGAGAAAGTGTAAGCGCCGCAGCGCCGGCGATATATTACCTGGCTGCATCCGGTATCGGTTCCATACACTGTCAGTTCGCCGATACAGCAGGCTTTGACAAGCTTGCTGCCTGTATTCGTGACTTAAACGGCGATGTCTCAATCAGTTTGGCAGACGGACAGGATAGCGGTTTGCGAATTTTTCTGGGTGGACCGGAGTTTATCAAAAAATCCAAGTTGGCTTTTGCACACTTTCTTCCTGCCGTAGTGGCTCTTTATTACGGTTGGCTGGGCGGTATCCAGGTGTTTAAAGCCGAGGATGATCTGGATGTATTCCTGGCAAAACTGCCTGATTTACAACCAGCCGCAGCTGCCGCTGCTGATACAAAGATAACTGCCGAAGTCTTTTCAACCTGCTTCCTGGGGGCGTTGTGTGCTATGGAGGCAATTAAACTGATCCTGGATATTGGCGAAACCGCAGGTGATTTCTTATATTGCAATCTTTTCTCCATGGAGTTTTCTAAGGTTGGCCAGGCAGAACTGGAACAGACCCTGGCCGGGTTAGCTTCGGTACAAGCAACCACCGCCCTGAATTTTGACCTGACCGACAGTAAAGTGCTGATTGTCGGAACCGGCGGACTGGGATCACCTGCCGCTTATGCACTGGCATCAGCCGGTGTTGGCACAATCGGTCTGGTAGATTATGATGCGGTTGAAATCAGCAACCTTAACCGTCAAATTCTTCATTCCGGGTCAAGAATCGGGATGCCGAAGGTGGAATCGGCGGCCCTGTTTTTACATGACATAAACCCGCAACTTAGTATTGATACATATCATACAGCTCTGAGCAAAGAAAATATTTATAGTATCCTTGAAAATTATGATCTTGTTATTGCGGCAGTTGACAATTTTCCTGACCGCTTTCTGCTGAATGATGCCTGCTTTTTCACGAAAAAGCCAATGCTCGATGCCGGTGTACTTAGATTTGATGGCACCTGTATGAGTATTATAACACCCCAAAGCCACTGCTATCGCTGTACGCTGCCGGACATTCCTTCCGGCGGCAGTACGCCGACATGCGCTGAATCCGGGGTGCTTGGCCCGTTGCCGGGAATCATGGGCTTTCTCCAAGCAGCCGAAGCCGTTAAATTATTATCCGGTCAGGGGAATACCTTACACGATAGAGTATTATTCCTGGATGGAATGTTTTCTCATTTTGGCACCATACAGTTGCGCAAGCAGAGCGGTTGCCGGCTATGCGGTACAAATCCTGCAATCCACGAACTCCAGGAATATAAATTCGTATGTTCTGATGAGGAGGATACTCACCAGGAGTAACCGCATAGTAGCCTGAGACTAATTTAATAAGGTGAATAGTTATGCGAAGTTGACCAGAAATACTGGAGGCTTGGTGCTACCCCTGTCAGGGGTAGCGCCAAGCCTTTTCATTATCCTGACAGAAAGCATGCCTTTGGCCAAAGGCTCGGCGCAAGTCGTGTTTTCTTTACCCTTAGGCATGTTGAAAAAGAAGGGAGATAGGAGTATGACATTTCTTATCTGGAGAAGCCTGCTGCACCGACGGCTGCAGAGTATCGCCATGATTGTTTCGATTGCTGTTGGCGCAGCCATCATTTTTAGCGTTGCCGCCATGTATAAAGGGGTGGCAGCAGGCATGGCGCTTTCCCGGCAGCGTATGGGAGCCGATATTGTTATTGTGCCGTATGGGGTGACGTTAGAGCCCAGCCTGCTCTTATTTGGCGGGGCGACGGCCAATTCCTATATGCCGGAAGGATATGTGGACAGCGTACGCGCCGTCCCGGGTGTTCGTACAGCTACACCGCAGTTCTATACTCATTCTCTAACGGCAGATTGTCATGATATTGGCAGCCAGAACCGGATGATTGGGTATGATGCGGCCAGTGACTGGATTATTGCTCCATGGCTGAAGAAGGTTCATAAAGATGAGCTTAAGGATGATGAGGTCATTTTAGGAGCCAAAGTACCTACCTGGACACAGGGAAAAATATCGATTTTAGATCAGTGGTACAATATTGTCGCCGTGGCGGAAGAAACCGGGACAACGCTTGACTATTCCCTGTTGGTCAGTATGAATGAGGCCAGACGGGTGGTTGCCAAAGATAAATCGTTGCGGGGAATATGGGAGAAACAAGGCCCCCCGGCTGAACTTATTTCGACTATTTTAGTGCAGGTGGATGAGGGGGCAGATATGAATGAAGTGGTAACCGCTATCCAAAGTGCCGGACTCATGAAACCAATTGTGGCGGCAGAAGTGAAAAAACGTATTGCCGATCAGTTTACGGTATTTTTGCTTTTAATTGGCATTGTCGGTATCCTGGCAGTACTAACCTCTTTGCTGCAGCTTTTTTCCCGGTTTTATACACTGACCTGGGAACGGCAGGCAGAGTGGGGGCTGTATCTGGCTTTTGGTGCCTCAGGGCGGGATATTGGTGCCGTGATTGTTGGCGAAGCGGCCACGGTAGCCATAACAGGAGCGGCTGCCGGCCTGCTATTGGGGGGCGGCTTGTATCAAGGCAGCTTGACGTTACTGGAAGCCTACCAATCGTTTCCCTTTGTACCGCCATCCTGGACATTTATTGGTGTTCTGGCTATTGGTATTACCATACTGTTCACCGGACTGGGTGCTCTGGCCGCCTGGCTGCCGGCCTATCGGGGCAGCCGTATTGATCCCAGTGTTATTATGACCAGAGGAGAATTTGATTAAGGAGAAAGAAGGGGAAATATGGAGAATCTGCTGGAAATGCGGGACATTGGCAAAAGTTACGGCGAGGATATCATTTTATCAGGGCTTTCCTTTACGCTGGCAAGGGGAATGGCGATAGCCATTATCGGACACTCTGGCGGCGGTAAGACTACACTATTATCGATAATGGGACTGCTGCAAAAGGCGACTTCCGGACAGGTACGGATAGACGGTCTGGATATTGCCGGTTTATCTTCTGCCATGTTGGCTAAACTGCGCGGTCAATATATCAGTTTTGTCTTTCAACGAGCCCGGTTAATTAATTCGCTGACTGCGTTGGAAAATGTCATCGCACCGGCCTGGTTTATTCGCCGCGGGGAAAATCTGGAACAGCAGGCACAGGCTTTGCTGGCGCATTTCGGTTTGTCCCACCGCCTGCATCATAAGCCGCAGGAACTGAGTCTTGGTCAATTGAGACGGATTTCGCTGGCCAGGGCATTACTGCTTAAACCGCCAATCTTATTGGCCGATGAACCGACAAATGATCTGGATCCGGCGTTGGCCGGAGAAGTTGCTGCCTGCCTGCTTGCTGCGCGCCAGGCGGGCAGTGGTGTAGTTATTGTCACCCATGACGTGGGGTTGGCGGCACAAGCGGATCAAACTTTCCGTCTGGCAGACGGGGCATTGCATTCTGTTGCCTGCCAGTAAACTAGTTTGAGCGTATAACGGCAGAAGCAAAGGAGAGCTTGCCTTATCAAGTCTTAAGGCAAGCTCTCCCTAATAGTAATCAATGAGTCCAGGCAAAATCCCCGTATCTTTCAGACCTGCAGAACCGAGTCTGCTTTCAGCCATCTGCTTACCTGGGATGTAAGCTCGGCGTGTTTGCCTGTAAACACGTGGTCTGCCTGCATACGGATCAATTCTTTTTTGCCCCTGTAGCCATCATACAAAATTTCCGACCCTGACGGTGGCACAACAATGTCCTGGCTGCCATGA
Proteins encoded in this window:
- a CDS encoding cation diffusion facilitator family transporter translates to MTESMNSLKQNTAKLSIIATSLLLILKLLVGMFTGTISIISEAIHSAVDLLATLIAYYAIRKAAASPDDNHHYGHGKFENVSGTIEALLIVAAAFWIIYEAYENYIHTHSPAFLAYGMIVMIISVIVNYFVSHKMLTVAKQTNSPALEADALHLQTDMWTSGGILVGLFWLYITGWTWIDPVIAMVVAIIILKTGYTMIKKNIAELTDISLPKEEEQLISQIINQHDQVISLSQLRTRYSGSYRLIDMHLILDKHMPLDEAHAICDQIEAAIRHHWGTCDVMIHLEPEGNKASPLISNSDFSLLQ
- a CDS encoding HesA/MoeB/ThiF family protein — protein: MILAKEQINRYLRHIIMPEISGPGQKKLLESSVFIYGESVSAAAPAIYYLAASGIGSIHCQFADTAGFDKLAACIRDLNGDVSISLADGQDSGLRIFLGGPEFIKKSKLAFAHFLPAVVALYYGWLGGIQVFKAEDDLDVFLAKLPDLQPAAAAAADTKITAEVFSTCFLGALCAMEAIKLILDIGETAGDFLYCNLFSMEFSKVGQAELEQTLAGLASVQATTALNFDLTDSKVLIVGTGGLGSPAAYALASAGVGTIGLVDYDAVEISNLNRQILHSGSRIGMPKVESAALFLHDINPQLSIDTYHTALSKENIYSILENYDLVIAAVDNFPDRFLLNDACFFTKKPMLDAGVLRFDGTCMSIITPQSHCYRCTLPDIPSGGSTPTCAESGVLGPLPGIMGFLQAAEAVKLLSGQGNTLHDRVLFLDGMFSHFGTIQLRKQSGCRLCGTNPAIHELQEYKFVCSDEEDTHQE
- a CDS encoding ABC transporter permease, which encodes MTFLIWRSLLHRRLQSIAMIVSIAVGAAIIFSVAAMYKGVAAGMALSRQRMGADIVIVPYGVTLEPSLLLFGGATANSYMPEGYVDSVRAVPGVRTATPQFYTHSLTADCHDIGSQNRMIGYDAASDWIIAPWLKKVHKDELKDDEVILGAKVPTWTQGKISILDQWYNIVAVAEETGTTLDYSLLVSMNEARRVVAKDKSLRGIWEKQGPPAELISTILVQVDEGADMNEVVTAIQSAGLMKPIVAAEVKKRIADQFTVFLLLIGIVGILAVLTSLLQLFSRFYTLTWERQAEWGLYLAFGASGRDIGAVIVGEAATVAITGAAAGLLLGGGLYQGSLTLLEAYQSFPFVPPSWTFIGVLAIGITILFTGLGALAAWLPAYRGSRIDPSVIMTRGEFD
- a CDS encoding ABC transporter ATP-binding protein gives rise to the protein MENLLEMRDIGKSYGEDIILSGLSFTLARGMAIAIIGHSGGGKTTLLSIMGLLQKATSGQVRIDGLDIAGLSSAMLAKLRGQYISFVFQRARLINSLTALENVIAPAWFIRRGENLEQQAQALLAHFGLSHRLHHKPQELSLGQLRRISLARALLLKPPILLADEPTNDLDPALAGEVAACLLAARQAGSGVVIVTHDVGLAAQADQTFRLADGALHSVACQ